A region of Pyxidicoccus parkwaysis DNA encodes the following proteins:
- a CDS encoding Gldg family protein, with protein sequence MSTRPVGSGLPMTLAYVAGLLAIFIGERILGVGTGRNVLTGLGVVLAVGATVWRFTRLRSAAADRRAVESWVLGLYGVGLVALLLYFLQSDVGTALFSGPLSQKTPKLAVVLAALFPALLLCTLLPLALVETASAAMARAPVLETGRARSALYSGLGLAFVVIFSFATMYVATQADVTWDLSYFRTAKPGESTRKVIRGLNEPLQVTLFFPPANEVGEAVAQYFRDLSTESPQFLNVERLDQAVEPARARALGVFNNGTVVLARGDRKEPLTVGLEIDRARGQLQRLDQEVQRRLLAVARPRRVVYFTAGHGERAESRPVPGEAPRPSIGQLKDLLRAQNVDVRSLGVSEGLGSEIPKDAAAVAVVGPTREFLPEELTALNEYANRGGRLWLALEPDGPDFHQLLDPLGLKYLKTPLANDQVYFRTTRQQSDRGNLGTASFSSHPSVTSLSALAGQAPVAFPGAGAMEQMQPLPNGVMQDISVRAHAATYADANGNFTQDASETRRAWPLVVAVEKPSPAGKEPTRAVVMADADALGDGVITNLGNAYLAVDTVRWLTGEEAISGAVSTEEDVPIQHTREQDVAWFYATVFLGPALVLAVGFVKTRRRGRRAPRVAVAAGGER encoded by the coding sequence ATGAGCACGCGTCCTGTCGGCAGCGGGCTGCCCATGACGCTGGCGTACGTCGCGGGGCTGCTCGCCATCTTCATCGGCGAGCGGATTCTCGGCGTGGGCACGGGGCGCAACGTCCTCACCGGGCTCGGTGTGGTGCTCGCGGTGGGCGCGACGGTGTGGCGCTTCACGCGCTTGCGCTCGGCGGCGGCGGACCGGCGCGCGGTGGAAAGCTGGGTGCTGGGGCTCTACGGCGTGGGGCTGGTGGCGCTGCTGCTCTACTTCCTCCAGTCGGACGTGGGGACGGCGCTCTTCAGCGGCCCATTGTCGCAGAAGACTCCAAAGCTGGCGGTGGTGCTGGCGGCGCTCTTCCCAGCGCTGCTGCTGTGCACGCTGCTGCCGCTGGCGCTGGTGGAGACGGCCTCCGCGGCCATGGCCCGCGCGCCGGTGCTGGAGACGGGGCGTGCTCGCAGCGCGCTCTACTCCGGGCTGGGGCTGGCCTTCGTCGTCATCTTCTCCTTCGCCACCATGTACGTCGCCACGCAGGCGGACGTGACGTGGGACCTCTCGTACTTCCGCACCGCGAAGCCCGGCGAGTCCACGCGCAAGGTGATTCGCGGCCTCAACGAGCCGCTTCAAGTCACGCTGTTCTTCCCGCCCGCGAACGAGGTGGGCGAGGCGGTGGCGCAGTACTTCCGTGACTTGAGCACCGAGAGCCCGCAGTTCCTCAACGTGGAGCGGCTGGACCAGGCGGTGGAGCCGGCGCGGGCTCGTGCGCTGGGTGTCTTCAACAACGGCACCGTGGTGCTCGCGCGCGGAGACAGGAAGGAGCCGCTCACGGTGGGGCTCGAAATCGACCGGGCTCGCGGTCAGCTCCAGCGGCTGGACCAGGAGGTGCAGCGCCGGCTGCTCGCGGTGGCCCGGCCTCGTCGCGTCGTCTACTTCACGGCAGGCCATGGCGAGCGTGCCGAGTCCCGACCCGTTCCGGGCGAGGCGCCGCGTCCCTCCATTGGGCAGCTCAAGGATCTGCTGCGCGCGCAGAATGTGGACGTGCGCTCGCTGGGCGTGTCGGAGGGACTGGGCTCGGAGATTCCGAAGGATGCCGCCGCCGTCGCAGTCGTAGGCCCCACGCGCGAGTTCCTCCCCGAGGAATTGACGGCGCTCAACGAGTACGCGAATCGCGGCGGCCGGCTGTGGTTGGCCCTGGAGCCGGACGGGCCGGACTTCCATCAGCTGTTGGACCCGCTGGGCTTGAAGTACCTGAAGACGCCGCTGGCCAATGACCAGGTGTACTTCCGCACCACGCGGCAGCAGAGCGACCGGGGCAACCTGGGCACGGCGAGCTTCTCCTCGCACCCGTCCGTCACCTCGCTGTCGGCGCTGGCGGGACAGGCGCCGGTGGCCTTCCCGGGCGCAGGGGCCATGGAGCAGATGCAGCCGCTGCCCAACGGGGTGATGCAAGACATCTCCGTGCGCGCGCACGCTGCGACGTACGCGGACGCCAACGGCAACTTCACGCAGGACGCGAGCGAGACGCGGCGCGCCTGGCCGCTGGTGGTGGCGGTGGAGAAACCCTCGCCGGCCGGCAAGGAGCCGACGCGCGCGGTGGTCATGGCGGACGCGGATGCGCTGGGCGACGGCGTCATCACCAACCTGGGCAATGCGTACCTCGCGGTGGACACGGTGCGGTGGCTCACCGGCGAAGAGGCCATCTCCGGCGCGGTGTCCACGGAAGAGGACGTGCCGATTCAGCACACGCGCGAGCAGGACGTGGCGTGGTTCTACGCCACCGTCTTCCTGGGGCCGGCCCTGGTGCTGGCGGTGGGCTTCGTGAAGACGCGGCGGCGGGGCCGGCGTGCTCCGCGCGTCGCGGTGGCGGCGGGAGGTGAGCGATGA
- a CDS encoding L-threonylcarbamoyladenylate synthase translates to MLTPDSIERAVDLLRRGGVVALPTETVYGLAANAEDELAVRRVFAIKGRPATHPLIVHIPGVEHLSSWAREVPETALRLARAFWPGPVTLVLPRTPRATDAVTGGQDTVALRVPNHPLALEVLKRLGGGLAAPSANRFGRVSPTTAEHVSRDLGSDVDFVLDGGPCTVGVESTIVDLSSDAPAILRPGGLAAEEVERVLGMPVPVRTESKVRVSGSLASHYAPRAGVVLVEPREALARVQALRSQGLRVGVLGPASLTLPPDVPRFDVPEDPAGAARVLYARLREADEQGHDMLVACLPEASGLGIAVRDRLARAAAPRV, encoded by the coding sequence ATGCTTACTCCGGACTCAATCGAGCGCGCAGTGGATTTGCTGCGCCGCGGCGGCGTTGTCGCCCTGCCCACGGAAACGGTGTACGGCCTGGCGGCCAACGCCGAGGACGAGCTGGCCGTGCGCCGCGTCTTCGCCATCAAGGGCCGCCCCGCGACGCACCCGCTCATTGTCCACATTCCGGGCGTGGAGCACCTGTCGTCCTGGGCCCGTGAGGTGCCTGAAACGGCGCTCCGGCTGGCCCGTGCGTTCTGGCCCGGGCCGGTGACGCTGGTGCTGCCGCGCACGCCGCGCGCGACGGATGCCGTCACGGGTGGGCAGGACACGGTGGCGCTGAGAGTGCCAAATCACCCCCTGGCGCTCGAAGTGCTGAAGAGGCTCGGAGGTGGGCTCGCGGCACCGAGCGCCAACCGCTTCGGCCGGGTGAGCCCCACCACGGCAGAGCACGTGTCGCGTGACTTGGGCAGCGACGTGGACTTCGTGCTGGATGGAGGTCCGTGCACGGTGGGCGTGGAGTCGACCATCGTGGACCTGAGCTCGGACGCGCCCGCGATTCTGCGGCCGGGAGGACTGGCGGCAGAGGAAGTGGAGCGCGTGCTGGGGATGCCGGTGCCGGTGCGCACGGAGTCGAAGGTGCGCGTTTCGGGCTCACTGGCGTCACACTACGCGCCGCGCGCGGGCGTGGTGCTCGTGGAGCCGCGTGAGGCATTGGCTCGCGTGCAGGCATTGCGCAGCCAGGGATTGCGCGTGGGCGTGCTCGGACCCGCGAGCCTCACGCTGCCGCCGGATGTGCCCCGCTTCGACGTGCCGGAGGACCCGGCCGGAGCCGCGCGCGTGTTGTACGCGCGGCTGCGCGAGGCGGACGAGCAGGGCCATGACATGCTCGTGGCGTGTCTGCCCGAAGCGAGCGGCCTGGGCATCGCCGTGCGAGACCGGCTCGCGCGCGCCGCCGCTCCCCGTGTCTGA
- a CDS encoding ABC transporter ATP-binding protein produces the protein MIQVEGLTKYYGEHAAIRELAFTIGQGEVIGFLGLNGAGKSTTLKILGCVLLPTAGRVVIDGHDVVNNPHEVRQRIGYLPDVPPLYEEMTVGEYLAYVAQLRGVTARDTTARVGEAEEKTGLREVDGELISTLSHGFRQRVGVAQALVHKPALLILDEPTSGLDPKQIVEMRDVIRGLKGTHTVLVSSHILPEISQTCDRLLIIHKGTLVAQGTEEELGSKMGGGGSIEVEVRGDRARAMEVLKPFGAVDVGRVADGVVALTVRASPDERPRVAQAVVGAGLELLRLDQGAGQLESIFLRLTHGQEVRA, from the coding sequence ATGATTCAGGTCGAAGGGCTGACCAAGTACTACGGTGAGCACGCGGCCATCCGCGAGCTGGCCTTCACGATTGGCCAGGGCGAGGTCATCGGCTTCCTGGGCCTCAATGGCGCGGGCAAGTCGACCACGCTGAAGATTCTCGGCTGCGTGCTGCTACCCACCGCCGGCCGTGTCGTCATCGACGGCCATGACGTGGTGAACAACCCACACGAGGTGCGCCAGCGCATCGGCTACCTCCCGGACGTGCCGCCGCTCTACGAGGAGATGACGGTGGGCGAGTACCTCGCCTATGTCGCGCAGCTCCGAGGCGTGACGGCCCGGGACACCACGGCCCGCGTGGGCGAGGCCGAGGAGAAGACCGGCCTGCGCGAGGTGGACGGCGAGCTCATCTCCACGCTCAGCCACGGCTTCCGCCAGCGCGTGGGCGTGGCGCAGGCGCTGGTGCACAAGCCCGCGCTGCTCATCCTCGACGAGCCCACCAGCGGGCTCGACCCCAAGCAGATTGTCGAGATGCGCGACGTCATCCGCGGCCTCAAGGGCACGCACACGGTGCTCGTCTCCAGCCACATCCTCCCGGAGATTTCCCAGACGTGCGACCGGCTCCTCATCATCCACAAGGGGACGCTGGTGGCGCAGGGGACGGAGGAGGAGCTCGGCTCGAAGATGGGCGGCGGCGGGTCCATCGAGGTGGAGGTGCGCGGTGACAGGGCGCGCGCGATGGAGGTGCTCAAGCCCTTCGGCGCGGTGGACGTGGGCCGGGTGGCGGATGGCGTGGTGGCGCTGACGGTGCGCGCCTCGCCCGATGAGCGTCCGCGCGTGGCTCAGGCGGTGGTGGGCGCGGGGCTGGAATTGTTGCGGCTGGACCAGGGCGCGGGGCAACTGGAGAGCATCTTCCTGCGGCTGACGCACGGGCAGGAGGTGCGGGCGTGA
- a CDS encoding TIGR01777 family oxidoreductase encodes MGKSHVFDARSQMPVSASELFSWHAREGAFERLAPPWERVEVLERTGDGIRQGARAVVRMKLGPISQRWVAEHTAYEEGSLFQDQQLSGPFSKWVHTHRMLQESASTSVLEDSIEYVLPVGPLGNAFGNGFARNKLARMFAYRHRVTREDLRRHAAFAGHGPLTVAITGASGLVGTSLTPFLTTGGHRVKRLVRGKADASRGEISWAPDKGQVDTDALEGTDAVVHLAGANVGQRWSPEYKDLILKSRTEGTRTLSEALARLKRKPRVLVCAVGTGFYGDRGDEPLTETSAPGTGFLADVCRAWEASTAPAEAAGIRVVHLRIGPVLDARDGALAKMLPAFKAGGGGPISSGRQWFSWVSLEDLLGLIHFSLFTEAARGPINAVAPGAVRQVDFARTLGRVLRRPAFFPVPAPVIRTLFGEMGQETVLSGAHVLPSAAERLGFPFLLPDLEEALRFTLGRTTAGPEYRLS; translated from the coding sequence ATGGGCAAGTCGCACGTCTTCGATGCGCGCAGCCAGATGCCGGTCTCCGCCTCCGAGCTGTTCTCCTGGCATGCCCGCGAGGGGGCATTCGAGCGGCTGGCGCCCCCCTGGGAGCGTGTCGAAGTCCTGGAGCGCACCGGCGACGGCATCCGCCAGGGCGCCCGCGCCGTCGTTCGAATGAAGCTGGGCCCCATCTCCCAGCGCTGGGTGGCCGAGCACACCGCCTACGAGGAGGGCTCCCTCTTCCAGGACCAGCAGCTCTCCGGTCCCTTCTCCAAGTGGGTCCACACCCACCGCATGCTCCAGGAGTCAGCGAGCACCTCCGTCCTCGAGGACTCCATCGAGTACGTCCTCCCCGTGGGCCCGCTGGGCAACGCCTTCGGCAATGGCTTCGCCCGGAACAAGCTCGCCCGCATGTTCGCGTACAGGCACCGTGTGACTCGCGAAGACTTGCGCCGGCATGCCGCCTTCGCCGGACACGGGCCGCTCACGGTGGCCATCACCGGCGCCTCGGGTCTGGTGGGTACGTCGCTGACTCCCTTCCTCACTACCGGTGGCCACCGCGTGAAGCGCCTGGTGCGCGGAAAGGCAGATGCTTCGAGGGGGGAAATCTCCTGGGCCCCCGACAAGGGGCAGGTGGACACGGACGCACTGGAGGGCACGGACGCGGTGGTGCACCTCGCCGGTGCCAATGTGGGCCAGCGCTGGTCCCCCGAGTACAAAGACCTCATCCTCAAGAGCCGCACCGAGGGCACGCGCACTCTCAGCGAGGCGCTGGCCCGCTTGAAGCGCAAGCCCCGCGTGCTGGTCTGCGCCGTGGGCACCGGCTTCTACGGCGACCGCGGCGATGAGCCCCTCACTGAAACGAGCGCCCCCGGTACCGGCTTCCTCGCCGATGTGTGCCGCGCTTGGGAGGCCTCCACCGCTCCGGCCGAGGCCGCCGGCATCCGCGTGGTGCACCTGCGCATCGGCCCCGTGCTGGACGCGCGCGACGGGGCGCTCGCGAAGATGCTGCCCGCGTTCAAGGCGGGCGGCGGTGGCCCCATCAGCTCCGGGCGCCAGTGGTTCAGTTGGGTGTCGCTGGAGGACCTGCTCGGCCTCATCCACTTCTCCCTCTTCACGGAAGCCGCGCGCGGCCCCATCAACGCGGTGGCGCCCGGGGCGGTGCGGCAGGTGGACTTCGCCCGGACGCTCGGCCGGGTGCTGCGGAGGCCGGCCTTCTTCCCGGTGCCGGCCCCCGTCATCCGCACCCTCTTCGGAGAGATGGGGCAGGAGACGGTGCTGTCCGGGGCCCATGTCCTGCCGAGCGCGGCCGAGCGGCTCGGCTTCCCCTTCCTGCTACCCGACCTGGAGGAGGCCCTGCGCTTCACCCTGGGCCGGACGACGGCGGGGCCGGAATACCGGCTTTCTTAG
- a CDS encoding ABC transporter permease: MKALLIARRELAGYLRTLSGYVVIAVILALNGLFFNAYALGGASKRSAEVLSQFFYYSSGFTIVASVFISMRLLAEERQTGTLPLLYSSPLRDRDIVLGKYLAGLTFLGLYVLCTLYMPLLVMVHGKVSFGHVAAGYLGLLLLGSASLAVGTFGSALARNQLLAAITSAVLLVALILCWLLARITEQPLADVFSAMSLWNQHFPPFQSGLVHVRDIVYYLVVTYVALFAATRVLEARRWR; encoded by the coding sequence GTGAAGGCGCTGCTCATCGCTCGCCGCGAGCTGGCCGGCTACCTGCGCACGCTCAGCGGCTATGTCGTCATCGCGGTCATCCTCGCGTTGAACGGCTTGTTCTTCAACGCGTACGCCCTGGGCGGCGCGAGCAAGCGCTCCGCCGAGGTGCTGTCGCAGTTCTTCTATTACTCGAGCGGCTTCACCATCGTCGCGTCGGTGTTCATCTCCATGCGCCTGCTCGCGGAGGAGCGGCAGACGGGCACGTTGCCCCTCTTGTACTCGTCGCCGCTGCGCGACAGGGACATCGTGCTGGGCAAGTACCTGGCGGGCCTGACGTTCCTCGGGCTGTACGTGTTGTGCACGCTGTACATGCCGCTGCTGGTGATGGTGCACGGCAAGGTGTCCTTCGGGCACGTGGCGGCGGGGTACCTGGGCCTGCTGCTCTTGGGCAGCGCGTCGCTGGCGGTGGGGACGTTCGGCTCGGCGCTGGCTCGCAACCAGTTGCTCGCGGCGATTACGTCCGCGGTGCTGTTGGTGGCCCTCATCCTCTGCTGGTTGCTGGCGCGAATCACCGAGCAGCCGCTGGCGGATGTCTTCAGCGCGATGTCGCTGTGGAATCAGCACTTCCCGCCGTTCCAGTCGGGGCTCGTCCACGTGCGCGACATCGTCTACTACCTCGTCGTCACCTACGTGGCGCTGTTCGCGGCCACCCGGGTGCTCGAGGCACGGAGGTGGCGATGA
- a CDS encoding AAA domain-containing protein translates to MTEAELLEKLSRLFSPGGSLHGRFTPSEGVQPEVLVPGSAWQTFVWPEKSASPHILRVYSLSGSNPLLAHFWRNETRALHRLSGRKQSALPRLTGAGLVPEMELGYILLEDSGQPLEGDHPSLARLRANRVTALRCFSTLCDALAALHGEGMMHRSLTPHTVRALDSEEPVVYLDGFQLSAFVTAWLRGQGAVAEPQSSGFLPPLPCSLACMAPERLSPLFGNTSRHIESFACDVFGLGMVGIDWFAGLPERESQEIVSNARYVSSNHEQMIRLAQERLRTAQVPDELRRLLIQMTAPAPSNRMPSGLEVAETLGRLYPGLLAQFESAQGAIPAKPHQLYFLRETVDRIFRDGMTRSPPTSPDIREYAEFVERDLYGGVATWSPQGFAPWEDREPEKARLAKMVLMGQRYAYFCQYLNEGRPDENKKILLVKYVCQADKVRELRQQSHRRVMPPIQASYFLPNNRPGLQRPVPAETPPWTNIVQVVRFEEQGEQDSIVAATADWLVRYQEAQLTVQEYRYERQNEGTPRPPGDRTPRPIILRAAGRPLEYDARRERESFAELFFREQLVPSMGAHFAQRAEQALDEGDSIDFLVRNEHGEDVPIKLEFEEALDPSTVRFKPNEKEFLLPERGTVRPDDKAARIVLSRQRRAAQRLRTHHQLLAQLREPRGLPLAPPEVLATVAATLQKSSPETAKLVRRIIDEEPFFIVQGPPGTGKTFIASHIVKDVIRLDPYGRLLISAQSNAALDNLLESVAHLLGILDNPAAGVPLLLRHASAETEERVSTKARPFLLTNVLTRTRERMGQASGMSGALGRIQKEWAQKAKGQDFDAEMYSRVQRASNVVFATCAGAGADAESLRAGSGFDWVIVEEAARAWLSEVLVPLVQGDRWLLIGDHKQLPAYQREVGERLLTRDITDRITADATGQLPSENMRPLLGHFQHLMTVEVPSGYWTVPRDRIEEQRRMHPDIGNLVSQAYYDGQLRTHSSANRPHTLRELPFLKQTALVWVDTSVFNERAYERGRMNFLEMDLLGALLRSLTHFPTHNVEIPPVAVLSPYRQQLKLLREKFQRLPENVFQSVDEVQGRQAEVVFVSLVRNNSYEAPMQGLGFLQSPERVNVMFSRARRLLVIIGSLTHFERFRETHWADVARYVRSDARFIVDPRESPLSFEPATRKS, encoded by the coding sequence ATGACCGAAGCGGAGCTCCTCGAGAAGCTCTCCAGGCTTTTCAGCCCTGGAGGTAGTCTGCATGGCCGGTTCACCCCGTCAGAGGGAGTGCAGCCCGAAGTGCTGGTGCCAGGCAGTGCATGGCAGACGTTTGTATGGCCCGAGAAGAGCGCGAGTCCACACATTCTCCGCGTCTACTCGCTCTCGGGCTCCAACCCGCTGCTGGCCCACTTCTGGCGAAACGAGACGCGTGCGCTGCACCGTCTCTCAGGTCGGAAACAGTCGGCGCTCCCCCGCCTGACGGGAGCTGGTCTCGTCCCCGAGATGGAACTCGGCTACATCCTCCTTGAGGACTCCGGCCAGCCGCTCGAAGGAGACCACCCCTCTCTCGCCCGGCTTCGCGCGAACCGCGTCACTGCTCTTCGCTGCTTCTCCACCCTCTGTGACGCCTTGGCCGCCCTTCACGGCGAGGGCATGATGCACCGCTCGTTGACGCCGCATACCGTCCGGGCGCTGGACTCCGAAGAGCCTGTCGTCTACCTCGACGGCTTCCAACTGAGTGCGTTCGTGACGGCGTGGCTGCGAGGGCAAGGTGCCGTCGCCGAACCCCAGTCTTCGGGTTTCCTTCCCCCCCTACCATGCTCGCTCGCATGCATGGCCCCAGAGCGGCTCTCCCCACTCTTCGGCAACACCTCTCGACACATCGAGAGCTTCGCCTGTGACGTATTCGGCCTCGGAATGGTCGGCATTGACTGGTTCGCCGGGCTACCCGAAAGAGAAAGCCAGGAGATTGTCTCCAACGCGCGCTACGTCTCATCCAATCACGAACAGATGATTCGTCTGGCTCAGGAGAGGCTGCGCACCGCGCAGGTGCCAGACGAGTTGCGCCGGCTGCTCATCCAGATGACCGCGCCAGCGCCCAGCAACCGCATGCCATCTGGGCTGGAGGTGGCTGAGACCCTGGGCCGCCTCTACCCTGGCCTGCTCGCTCAATTCGAATCCGCACAGGGCGCCATTCCCGCGAAACCCCACCAACTCTATTTTCTCCGCGAAACGGTCGACCGCATTTTCCGAGATGGAATGACGCGGAGCCCCCCAACAAGCCCCGACATTCGCGAGTACGCGGAGTTCGTCGAGCGAGACCTCTACGGCGGCGTAGCCACATGGTCTCCCCAAGGCTTCGCCCCTTGGGAGGACAGGGAGCCAGAGAAGGCCCGACTGGCGAAGATGGTGCTCATGGGGCAGCGGTACGCGTACTTCTGTCAGTACCTCAACGAAGGGCGTCCGGACGAGAACAAGAAGATTCTCCTCGTGAAGTACGTCTGCCAGGCGGACAAGGTTCGTGAGCTTCGTCAGCAATCGCACCGCCGGGTGATGCCCCCCATCCAGGCCTCGTACTTCCTCCCGAACAATCGACCAGGGCTCCAGCGTCCTGTACCCGCGGAAACTCCCCCGTGGACGAACATCGTCCAAGTGGTTCGGTTCGAAGAGCAGGGAGAGCAGGACTCCATCGTGGCGGCCACTGCCGACTGGCTCGTCCGCTACCAAGAGGCACAACTCACGGTGCAGGAGTACCGCTACGAGCGGCAGAACGAAGGAACTCCCCGTCCTCCCGGTGATAGGACGCCCCGCCCTATCATCCTGCGTGCCGCCGGACGCCCTCTTGAGTATGACGCGAGACGCGAGAGGGAGTCCTTCGCGGAGTTGTTCTTCCGCGAGCAACTCGTCCCCTCGATGGGCGCCCATTTCGCGCAACGGGCAGAGCAGGCCCTCGATGAGGGCGACTCCATCGACTTCCTCGTCCGCAACGAGCACGGAGAGGATGTTCCCATCAAGCTCGAGTTTGAGGAGGCGCTCGACCCATCAACAGTCCGCTTCAAGCCCAACGAGAAGGAATTCCTTCTGCCGGAGCGCGGCACGGTGCGACCAGACGACAAGGCCGCACGAATTGTCCTCTCACGACAACGCCGGGCCGCCCAGCGCCTGCGCACTCATCATCAGTTGCTTGCCCAACTCCGGGAGCCACGAGGCCTACCGCTTGCGCCGCCCGAAGTGCTCGCGACCGTTGCGGCAACCTTACAGAAGTCGTCTCCTGAGACTGCGAAGCTCGTGCGCCGCATCATCGATGAGGAGCCATTCTTCATTGTCCAGGGTCCACCAGGAACGGGAAAGACCTTCATCGCTTCCCACATCGTTAAGGATGTCATCCGGTTGGACCCGTATGGACGGCTGCTAATCAGCGCCCAGTCCAACGCGGCTCTCGACAACCTGCTTGAGAGCGTGGCTCACCTGCTCGGCATCCTCGACAATCCCGCTGCGGGGGTCCCCCTCCTGCTGCGTCATGCCAGCGCTGAAACTGAGGAGCGGGTGAGCACGAAGGCTCGTCCCTTCCTCCTCACGAATGTCCTCACGAGGACCCGAGAGCGCATGGGACAAGCGTCCGGAATGAGTGGGGCCCTAGGACGCATCCAAAAAGAGTGGGCTCAGAAGGCCAAGGGGCAGGACTTCGATGCGGAGATGTACTCGCGCGTGCAGCGCGCCTCAAACGTGGTTTTCGCCACCTGCGCTGGAGCGGGTGCCGACGCCGAGTCACTGCGAGCGGGCAGTGGCTTCGACTGGGTGATTGTCGAGGAGGCAGCCAGGGCATGGCTCAGCGAAGTCCTTGTGCCTCTTGTCCAAGGTGACCGCTGGTTGCTGATCGGCGACCACAAGCAACTCCCTGCATACCAGCGAGAGGTTGGTGAGCGGCTGCTGACGCGCGACATCACAGACCGAATCACTGCGGATGCGACCGGACAGCTCCCCTCTGAGAATATGCGTCCCCTATTGGGCCACTTCCAGCACCTTATGACCGTAGAGGTACCAAGTGGGTATTGGACGGTGCCGCGCGACCGCATCGAAGAGCAGCGGCGAATGCACCCGGACATCGGCAACCTCGTGAGCCAAGCCTACTACGACGGTCAGCTCCGCACCCATTCGAGCGCCAACCGACCCCACACCCTGCGGGAGCTTCCATTCCTGAAGCAGACTGCCCTGGTCTGGGTGGACACGAGCGTCTTCAACGAGCGCGCGTATGAGCGGGGACGGATGAACTTTCTCGAAATGGACCTTCTGGGTGCACTCCTGAGGAGTCTTACGCACTTTCCCACGCACAACGTGGAGATTCCTCCCGTTGCAGTGCTCTCACCTTACCGGCAGCAACTCAAGCTCCTGCGCGAGAAGTTTCAACGGCTTCCCGAAAACGTCTTCCAGTCGGTGGATGAGGTGCAGGGGCGACAGGCCGAGGTGGTGTTCGTCAGCCTCGTGCGAAACAACTCCTATGAGGCGCCGATGCAAGGCCTCGGGTTCCTTCAGTCGCCGGAACGAGTCAACGTAATGTTCAGCCGGGCACGACGGCTCCTTGTGATTATCGGGAGTCTCACCCACTTCGAGCGCTTCCGCGAAACGCATTGGGCCGACGTGGCCCGGTATGTGCGCTCGGATGCGCGTTTCATCGTCGATCCGCGGGAGTCCCCGCTGTCGTTCGAGCCTGCGACGAGGAAATCCTGA